DNA from Acidobacteriota bacterium:
GTTCCGGCCTCCTTGGCGATCCGCTCGGAGTCGACGATGACGGACGAAGGGACCTTTCGGATTTCTTCCAGGATGCTCTCGAGATCCGGATAATCCGGGATGTTTTTGAAGGGTGCGGCGCTTGCGACGACAAGGCCCTGGGGCGACAGATGGTCAAGATAGCGCAGAGCCTCCAGCGGTTCGACGCTCAGAATCAAGTCGGCCGATCCCCGGGGGACTAGGTCGCTGAAGATCGGCCCGTCGGACAGGCGGAGGTGGCTCTGAACGGCGCCGCCCCGCTGGGCCATGCCGTGGACTTCGGACTGTTTGAAATTCAGGGCGACTTTGAGGGCGGCGTTGTCGATGACGAAGGCGATGGACAGAATGCCCTGGCCGCCGACTCCGCAAAGGATGATGTCTTGTTTCACGGCTCAGCTCCTTTTTCGGGCTTCGACGACGCATTCGCGGACGGCGACGATGACGGACAGCCCGTCATGTTCGATCTCTTCCCGGATGACCGCCGTGTTGGTTTCGAGAAATTTGGGCAGGGGCGTGATCGTCCGGATGCGCTCCCGGAGAACGCCGGCCCCCTCGATGATGCGGAGAAGGCTTTCTCCCGTTCCGAAGCTCGGCTGACCGCCGGTCATGGCCGTCGTCCCGTTGTCCAGGATGAACACCGTCATCCGGGTGTTCGCGGCGGCGGCCGTGACGAGAGGAGTGATTCCGGAGTGGGCGAAGGTCGAATCGCCGATCACGGCGACGGCCGGATGGAGTCCGGCATCCGCGGCACCCTTGGCCATGCCGATGCTGGCGCCCATGCAGACGCAGGTGTGGATGGCATTGTAGGGCGGCAGGGCGCCGAGCGTATAGCAGCCGATGTCGCTGAAGACTCCGGCCGGCGACACGCCCTCCAGGGCTTTGTTGAGGGCTTTAAAAGTATCGGCATGGGGACAGCCGGCGCAGAGCTGGGGCGGCCGCGCGGCTAGGGGAACGGACGGCGCCGGATGCGACGCGAGCGGCTCAAGCCCCAGAGCCGACCTCAGAATGTCGGGGGAAAGCTCTCCCGTCGCGGGTAGATCTCCGCTGAGTTTTCCCTTGACGGTTTTCCCGGGAACGCCGAAGAACCCGGAAAGAGACTCTTCGATCAGGGGATATCCGTCTTCGGCCACGAGAACGTTTTGAACATGGGCGAAGAGTTTCCGGATAAGTTTTTCAGGCGGCGGGAATGTTCCGATTTTGAGAAGAGAGGGTCGCCGGGGAGCGTCTCGAAGAGCTTCCCGGACATAGTTCCAGGCGATCCCGGAGGCGAGAACTCCGAGATCGGTTGACTCGGGGTTGAGTTCCAGCGTGTTGAAGGGCGAGGCGTCGGCGATTTCGACCATTTCAGCCTGGCGGTCGATCAGAAGGGCGAATCGGCGGCGGGCGTTTACCGGAAGAAGCGTCCAGTCCTTCGCTTCGCCGAGGCGGAGCGGATTTTGCGGGCGGGCCGTCCGGGTCTCGACCGGCGAGCGGCTGTGGCTCAACCGGGTCACGAGCCGGATCATGACGGGCAGGCCCAGACGCTCCGACAGGTCGAAGGCCTCCCGGGTCATATCATAGGCTTCCTGGTGGTCCGAGGGTTCATAACAGAAAATCCGGGCGAAGCGGGCATAAAACCGGCTGTCCTGTTCGTTCTGCGAACTGTGCATGCCGGGATCGTCCGCGCTCACGACGACGAGCCCTCCGTTCGCCCCTGTCATGGCCGAGTTCATAAAGGGGTCGGCGGCGACATTGAGGCCGACGTGCTTGAAGGAGACCATGGCTCTCTTTCCGGCGTAAGACGCGCCGAGAGCTTCTTCGAAGGCCACCTTTTCGTTGATGGACCAGGCGGCGACATAGGGCCGGGATTCAACGGGCGGACGCACGAGAAACTCCATGATTTCCGAGGCCGGAGTTCCGGGATAGGAATAGGCGGCCGAGAGGCCGGCATGGACGGCGCCGAGAGCGACGGCTTCATCCCCGAGAAGGACGTCTTTGGTCATGGGCAGGCTCCCTGTTATTGAAATTTCGGGAATCTCATGAGCGAAAGCGTAGGATACAATCCGGCGTGGACCGTGTCAACTTGCCCACCGGATTCAGGCCTGAATTCCGGCTTTCCGGATCGAACGTTTTCAACCGGAAGAGATGGATTCGATCAGCTTCATGATCCGCTCCGATTCCTCGACAAGAGATGCGAACAGGGCCGCCGTGTTGTTGAGGCCCGAAAGCGGTTCTTTCAGCCGATGTTCTGTTTCGATGAACAGCTTATCGAAGATTCGCGCAATCTCCTTGTCCAACCGATCGCGGAACTCATTTCGCGACCTCCTCAATTGCTGCGAAACTTCGCGAATCATGCTCGTCCGCTTCCATAACAATGTCACGGCAACAAGACCGGCTCCCGCCAGCGCCAGGATGCCGCCGGTAATGTCCAGAACCGCCAGATGTGTGGCCAAAGCAATGACCGCGCCGAGGGCGGCCAATCCCCCGCCGGCCAGCGTCAGTTTTCCGATATCCGACCCCTGAATTCCCTTGTCGCCGACGATGTCCGCGATACGAAGATCCCGGAGTTTCTGTTGCAAGAGCGAGAGAATTTCGTGCCGGTCGGGATCTTTCACGGAACCGTCTTTCATGACGAGGCTTTGACGGCGGGCAATGGTCTCCATCAGCGCAGTGAACATCGACGATATTTCATCGGCCATGTCCTTCGACACCCGCAATGATTCCGTGTCGATCTCCACTTTTGAAACGCTTTCAAATTGGGATTGAAGTTCCTTCAGCCATGTCTTGACATCCTTGTCTCTAAGGAAAGGGATCGCCCGGCGCAAAACGGTTCCAATGCGCAATCCATCAGCAAAGTCCTGTTCCAGCTTGGAGGAAAGCCGATCATAAGTCACACAGAGACTGTCCACCGCCAAGCGCCTGAGCGCGTCGGCCTTCTCGCGGCGAGCGTCCACCCCGTCCAGCAACTGCCCGTAAAACGCTCTGTCGTCCTCTATGGCCGCTTGGTCACGCCGAAGGCGCTCAAGCAGACGACCGACGATCTTTTCGGCCGTGTCTCGCGTGCCTTCCATTTTCATTCTCCAGGCATCCCCTGTCTCGACGGCATGGCCCAGGAACCGTCTGAACTCCGCGAAGCCGCTGTCCAACGCCCCCTCAAATTCCCGTTTCGCCGAAACGATAAAGACCGTTGGATTCTGGACGTTTCTCTCCCTCGCATACTGCCGCACGCGCTCCCGGTTGGTGGCGAGTTCAAGTGGTGTCGCAAGGTCGGCTTGCTGAAGAATGAAGACCACCTTGCGGTGCCATTCTTTACGAATCAGGGTCAGGAGTTCCCAAGCGGCGGCCGTATGGGGATTCTTCGCCGGAAACACAAACAGGACAAGGTCGCTTTGGGGCAAATAATTTTCTGTTATCGTTTGATAGTTGCGAATAATCGAATTGATTCCAGGCGTATCGACAATGGAGACATCCTTCAAAACGTCTTGAGGCAAGCCGATCCTTTCCCAATGATCTCCGAGGGGTGTCTTCGTCCGCTCTTCCCCATAAACCAATTCCTGAATGCCGGCCGTGCAGGGGTCGGGAGCGACTTCGCAGATTTCTTCACCGAGAAGCGCATTGATGAAACTGCTTTTCCCGGCCTTCACTTCGCCGACGATGACGAAAAGAGCGGCGGACTGCAAATGAGCCGCCCGCGCCCGGAGGATTTCTGTTGCCTCCCCATCTGAACACTTTTCCGTCAAGGCGATGCATCGCTGCAACAATTCACATATCAACTCATATTGGCCGGTCAGTTTTGGGCCCAGGACTCGATTCGCCAATGTCTTACTCCTCGATGATTCATCCGCCGATTCACATCCCAACGGCTTCTCTATCATACAACACCATTCCCTCCGGTGCGGAAATAAGATTAAAACCGCACGTGGTGGACCCAGGCAGGCGGAATGTTCGCAAATATGAAGTCCCGGCGGATTTCGTTGGTCGCGAACATTCGTTCAAGGAGAACGGAGATTTGCCACAGCCGGCGCCGCTCACAGCGGCCGCTGATCAAGGATTTGATGCGGCGAATCCCGACGTATTCAAAGAACGACAGGGTGCCCCCCGGCATAAGCAGGGAGCGAAATTCATCGAGGATGTCTTCGACACTCTCGACGGAAAAATTGTTCAGCGGCAGTCCGGAAACGATGACATCGTAGCGCCGCACTCGGTCAAGCCGCTCAACGGGAATCTGGAAAAGCGTTATCCTCCCCGCGGCCGGATGGAGAACGGCGTCGTGTTTCAAATCGTGAAGCAGGCTCTTGATGAAAACGGAGTTGATTTCAACCAGGTCGAGAAGGCCGGCGGTTG
Protein-coding regions in this window:
- a CDS encoding indolepyruvate oxidoreductase subunit beta translates to MKQDIILCGVGGQGILSIAFVIDNAALKVALNFKQSEVHGMAQRGGAVQSHLRLSDGPIFSDLVPRGSADLILSVEPLEALRYLDHLSPQGLVVASAAPFKNIPDYPDLESILEEIRKVPSSVIVDSERIAKEAGTVRAQNMVMLGAASPFLVLPEESLKEWIAALFKKRGDAIVEANLKAFDLGRKAAGAD
- a CDS encoding thiamine pyrophosphate-dependent enzyme gives rise to the protein MTKDVLLGDEAVALGAVHAGLSAAYSYPGTPASEIMEFLVRPPVESRPYVAAWSINEKVAFEEALGASYAGKRAMVSFKHVGLNVAADPFMNSAMTGANGGLVVVSADDPGMHSSQNEQDSRFYARFARIFCYEPSDHQEAYDMTREAFDLSERLGLPVMIRLVTRLSHSRSPVETRTARPQNPLRLGEAKDWTLLPVNARRRFALLIDRQAEMVEIADASPFNTLELNPESTDLGVLASGIAWNYVREALRDAPRRPSLLKIGTFPPPEKLIRKLFAHVQNVLVAEDGYPLIEESLSGFFGVPGKTVKGKLSGDLPATGELSPDILRSALGLEPLASHPAPSVPLAARPPQLCAGCPHADTFKALNKALEGVSPAGVFSDIGCYTLGALPPYNAIHTCVCMGASIGMAKGAADAGLHPAVAVIGDSTFAHSGITPLVTAAAANTRMTVFILDNGTTAMTGGQPSFGTGESLLRIIEGAGVLRERIRTITPLPKFLETNTAVIREEIEHDGLSVIVAVRECVVEARKRS
- a CDS encoding dynamin family protein, yielding MQSAALFVIVGEVKAGKSSFINALLGEEICEVAPDPCTAGIQELVYGEERTKTPLGDHWERIGLPQDVLKDVSIVDTPGINSIIRNYQTITENYLPQSDLVLFVFPAKNPHTAAAWELLTLIRKEWHRKVVFILQQADLATPLELATNRERVRQYARERNVQNPTVFIVSAKREFEGALDSGFAEFRRFLGHAVETGDAWRMKMEGTRDTAEKIVGRLLERLRRDQAAIEDDRAFYGQLLDGVDARREKADALRRLAVDSLCVTYDRLSSKLEQDFADGLRIGTVLRRAIPFLRDKDVKTWLKELQSQFESVSKVEIDTESLRVSKDMADEISSMFTALMETIARRQSLVMKDGSVKDPDRHEILSLLQQKLRDLRIADIVGDKGIQGSDIGKLTLAGGGLAALGAVIALATHLAVLDITGGILALAGAGLVAVTLLWKRTSMIREVSQQLRRSRNEFRDRLDKEIARIFDKLFIETEHRLKEPLSGLNNTAALFASLVEESERIMKLIESISSG
- a CDS encoding methyltransferase domain-containing protein, which translates into the protein MSDNGRALRVLEVGPGTGSVTRQIVASMTTAGLLDLVEINSVFIKSLLHDLKHDAVLHPAAGRITLFQIPVERLDRVRRYDVIVSGLPLNNFSVESVEDILDEFRSLLMPGGTLSFFEYVGIRRIKSLISGRCERRRLWQISVLLERMFATNEIRRDFIFANIPPAWVHHVRF